A region of Vitis vinifera cultivar Pinot Noir 40024 chromosome 13, ASM3070453v1 DNA encodes the following proteins:
- the LOC100254713 gene encoding protein SEEDLING PLASTID DEVELOPMENT 1 isoform X2 codes for MRSLSSRVVLIDLHSSWHSANQIPISTFAFLQNTGFISSVSSSFRRTRGIASAKSSIPLIRSPGIRRPVERFSPGNGSTSNSPNSPSTSRSEALSELDMFLELVPLRMRKELFGHAEIGDLIEVVMDLGRKPLARFPSGDWLISEQIVKLEDLQHAISKVGEFSDDNRSGINHSLHRISAIRNRKMQIIGLTCRVGRSVSGSAEIVRDLVEGGGSILVIGPPGVGKTTLIREIARMLADEHMKRVVIVDTSNEIGGDGDVPHSGIGRARRMQVSNVNMQHNVMIEAVENHMPETIIIDEIGTELEALAASTIAQRGVQLVGTAHGMTIDNIMKNPSLQILVGGIESVTLGDEEARKRKVQKTILERKGPPTFTCAVEMISRTHCRVHHRLDATVDAILAGKSPLFELRHMDAEANISQKPTLASEKKLLEESRITKSEVVESDEKHVHHSPSRSNPWSTDKPVSKQSSAVCVYTYKILEADLLQVAKVMGLEDEIDVTDDIGTADAILASSSELKQYPWIRGVAKFHQLPVFVIKSNTMAQMVKAVRMILGIESFGSKPKKPLKSSFDIEIEDDAPKRKPSLEEIDALEEVRLAIEYIVIPGGEPVELLPRRSDIIARQLELVESYQLAVENSVYKRKQTSNH; via the exons ATGAGATCCTTGAGTTCACGCGTTGTGCTCATTGATCTTCACTCTTCATGGCACTCCGCCAATCAGATACCCATTTCAACCTTCGCTTTCCTTCAAAACACCGGCTTCATCTCCTCCGTCTCTTCGTCATTTCGTCGAACACGTGGGATCGCTTCCGCGAAGTCTTCCATCCCATTAATTAGGTCCCCCGGAATTCGCCGCCCAGTAGAAAGGTTCTCGCCGGGAAATGGGTCGACCTCCAATTCTCCAAATTCGCCTTCCACGTCGAGATCGGAGGCGCTTTCTGAATTGGACATGTTTCTTGAGTTGGTGCCTTTGAGGATGAGGAAGGAGCTGTTCGGGCACGCCGAGATTGGGGATTTGATTGAAGTGGTGATGGATTTAGGAAGGAAGCCTCTTGCAAGGTTTCCTTCCGGCGATTGGCTGATATCGGAGCAGATCGTGAAGCTCGAAGATCTACAGCATGCAATATCCAAG GTTGGTGAGTTTTCGGATGACAATCGTTCGGGCATTAATCACTCCCTACACCGTATAAGTGCTATTAGAAACCGTAAAATGCAAATCATTGGCCTCACTTGTCGGGTGGGCCGATCTGTGTCAGGAAGTGCTGAGATAGTACGTGACTTGGTTGAGGGGGGAGGTTCTATATTGGTCATAGGGCCTCCTGGAGTTGGCAAAACTACTTTAATCAG AGAAATAGCTAGAATGCTGGCAGATGAGCATATGAAACGGGTTGTGATTGTAGATACATCAAATGAAATTGGAGGTGATGGAGATGTTCCTCATTCTGGAATAGGTCGTGCAAGGAGGATGCAAGTTTCCAATGTTAATATGCAGCATAAT GTCATGATTGAAGCGGTTGAAAATCATATGCCTGAAACCATTATAATTGATGAAATTGGAACAGAGCTTGAAGCATTAGCTGCCAGTACGATCGCTCAAAGAGGAGTTCAGCTAGTTGGAACAGCACATGGAATGACTATTGACAACATAATGAAGAACCCCTCTCTGCAGATCCTTGTTGGTGGCATAGAG AGTGTGACTCTTGGTGATGAGGaagcaagaaaaaggaaggtgCAGAAGACAATTCTTGAGAGAAAAGGACCTCCTACATTTACATGTGCTGTTGAGATGATATCTAGAACCCATTGTCGTGTTCATCACAGATTGGATGCTACAGTAGATGCTATACTAGCAG GAAAATCTCCTCTGTTTGAACTTCGTCACATGGATGCTGAAGCTAACATTTCCCAGAAGCCTACTCTGGCATCTGAAAAGAAACTTCTAGAAGAATCTAGGATAACTAAAAGTGAAGTAGTAGAATCTGATGAGAAACATGTACATCATTCTCCCAGTCGTTCCAACCCATGGAGCACTGATAAACCAGTGAGCAAGCAGAGCTCAGCGGTGTGTGTTTATACCTACAAG ATCCTAGAAGCTGATCTTCTACAAGTAGCAAAAGTGATGGGGCTTGAGGACGAAATAGATGTAACTGATGACATTGGAACAGCGGATGCAATTCTAGCATCTAGTTCTGAACTGAAACAATACCCATGGATCCGTGGTGTAGCTAAATTCCATCAGTTGCCAGTGTTTGTTATTAAG TCAAATACCATGGCACAAATGGTGAAGGCAGTCCGCATGATTCTTGGAATAGAATCTTTTGGTTCAAAACCGAAGAAGCCACTGAAAAGTTCTTTTGACATCGAAATCGAAGATGATGCACCAAAACGAAAACCCTCATTGGAAGAGATTGATGCCTTGGAG
- the LOC100259822 gene encoding ACT domain-containing protein ACR10 produces the protein MGILYDYEDVVLIRQAEKPGDPTEITVNCPDKIGLGCDLCRIILRFGLSISRGDSSTDGKWCYILFWVVGKPNTRWNLLHRRLLEVCPSCSSASGISFYKPEFQQQPKPPDVFLLKFWCYYDWKGLLHDITEALCELELTIKRVKVSTAPDGRVMDLFFVTDTRNELHTQERRDEAIYHLKDVLGDAMISCEIELAGPEVTGCSQGSSFLPPAITEEIFSLELPDGHQNGSPASNALIVTMDNSLSPSHTHVHIICQDQKGRIYDIMRTLKDYNIQTSYGRFFANAKGIFEADLLVMQADGKKLVDPNKQNALSSRLKMELFCPLRVAVESRGPDTELLVANPVELCGRGRPLVFYDITLALKILKIQIFSVEIGRHMIQDREWEVYRILLDEEEGSCVSRNKIEEGVRKKLMGWY, from the exons ATGGGCATTCTTTATGATTATGAGGATGTGGTGCTCATCAGGCAAGCTGAGAAGCCGGGTGACCCTACTGAGATTACTGTCAATTGCCCGGACAAGATTGGGCTGGGCTGTGATTTGTGTAGAATTATATTGCGCTTTGGGTTGAGCATTTCCAGAGGAG ATTCTTCAACTGATGGGAAATGGTGCTACATATTATTCTGGGTGGTGGGAAAACCAAATACAAGGTGGAATCTGTTGCATAGGAGACTATTGGAGGTGTGTCCTTCGTGTTCCTCTGCTTCAGGGATTAGCTTTTACAAGCCAGAATTTCAGCAACAGCCAAAGCCTCCGGATGTGTTCCTCTTGAAGTTCTGGTGTTACTATGACTGGAAAGGTCTACTACATg ATATAACCGAGGCTCTTTGTGAGCTAGAGCTTACAATAAAGAGAGTGAAGGTATCCACTGCCCCAGATGGGAGAGTGATGGATCTCTTTTTCGTCACGGACACCAG AAATGAACTTCATACTCAGGAGAGACGGGATGAAGCAATCTATCATTTGAAAGATGTGTTAGGGGATGCCATGATAAGCTGTGAGATTGAATTGGCTGGCCCAGAAGTTACTGGATGTTCACAGGGTTCTTCATTTCTTCCTCCTGCAATCACAGAAGAAATCTTCAGTTTGGAATTGCCCGATGGACACCAAAATGGATCTCCTGCCTCAAACGCCTTAATTGTTACAATGGACAATTCCCTCAGCCCGTCTCACACACATGTTCATATCATTTGTCAGGATCAAAAAGGTCGCATTTATGATATCATGAGAACCCTAAAGGATTACAACATCCAG ACCTCTTATGGGCGATTCTTTGCAAACGCAAAGGGAATCTTTGAAGCAGACTTACTCGTGATGCAAGCCGATGGTAAGAAACTGGTTGACCCAAATAAGCAAAATGCCCTGTCCTCTCGTCTCAAAATGGAGCTTTTCTGTCCCCTTAGAGTGGCTGTGGAGAGCAGGGGGCCTGATACTGAGCTGCTGGTCGCAAACCCTGTTGAGCTGTGTGGCAGGGGCCGGCCTCTTGTTTTCTATGATATTACTCTTGCCCTAAAGATTCTCAAGATACAAATATTTTCG GTGGAGATAGGGAGACACATGATCCAGGATCGGGAGTGGGAAGTATATAGAATCCTACTGGATGAAGAGGAAGGTTCTTGTGTGTCAAGGAACAAGATTGAGGAGGGTGTTAGAAAGAAGTTGATGGGTTGGTACTAG